A DNA window from Alligator mississippiensis isolate rAllMis1 chromosome 11, rAllMis1, whole genome shotgun sequence contains the following coding sequences:
- the LOC132243797 gene encoding olfactory receptor 10A7-like, with the protein MGKTNQSCLTEVVFLGFSDFQELQVLLFVLVLLFYVFALLGNTLIVIVTLVDPALHTPMYFFLRNLSFLEVCYTSVTTPKMLVDLLSETQTISFVGCGVQMFFFLLFAVTECSLLSIMAYDRYVAICNPLQYTLRMNRRACTELSALAWTIGTLVAFSHTVSTFTKPFCGANTIRHFFCEMVAVLTLASTDTHKNEVSITVLTVILLMVPFLLILLSYVFIISNILKMPSAEGRRKAFSTCSSHLIVVSLFYGSGTFVYMKPSSVHSQSKERFFSLVYTVLTPTVNPIIYSLRNKEVKSAVRKMISQKVFR; encoded by the coding sequence ATGGGGAAAACCAACCAGTCGTGTTTGACTGAGGTAGTTTTCTTGGGATTCTCAGACTTCCAAGAACTCCAAGTGCTGCTCTTTGTCCTAGTGCTGCTCTTCTATGTGTTTGCCCTCTTAGGGAATACACTGATAGTTATTGTCACCCTAGTGGATCCTGcccttcacactcccatgtatttcttccttagGAATTTATCCTTCCTGGAAGTTTGCTACACCTCAGTAACAACCCCAAAGATGCTGGTGGACCTGCTCTCAGAGACCCAGACAATCTCCTTTGTGGGTTGTGGTGTTCAGATGTTTTTCTTCCTGTTGTTTGCAGTCACAGAGTGCTCCCTTCTCTCTATCATGGCATATGATCGTTACGTTGCAATATGCAACCCCCTGCAGTACACCCTCCGCATGAACCGGAGAGCCTGTACTGAGTTGTCTGCTCTTGCGTGGACCATTGGTACTTTGGTAGCCTTCAGCCATACTGTTTCAACATTTACAAAGCCCTTCTGTGGGGCTAATACAATTCGCCACTTCTTCTGTGAAATGGTTGCTGTGTTGACATTGGCTTCTACTGACACccacaaaaatgaagtttctatTACTGTTCTTACTGTGATACTCTTAATGGTCCCATTTTTGCTTATCCTCTTGTCTTATGTCTTCATTATCTCCAATATCCTTAAAATGCCATCAGCGGAGGGCAGAAGGAAGGCTTTCTCCACTTGCTCCTCACACCTAATCGTGGTTTCACTCTTCTATGGGTCAGGAACATTTGTTTATATGAAACCCAGTTCGGTCCATTCGCAGAGCAAAGAAAGGTTCTTTTCCCTGGTATATACAGTACTGACTCCAACGGTTAACCCAATTATTTATAGCCTAAGAAATAAGGAGGTAAAATCTGCTGTTAGAAAAATGATAAGCCAGAAAGTGTTCAGATAA